A region from the Citrobacter telavivensis genome encodes:
- the nikA gene encoding nickel ABC transporter, nickel/metallophore periplasmic binding protein, translated as MLSRLRRTLFALLACASFLTHAAATDEITTAWPVNVGPLNPHLYTPNQMFAQSMVYEPLVKYQADGSVIPWLAKSWTHSADGKTWTFTLRDDVTFSNGEAFDAHAAAENFRVVLDNRQRHAWLELVNQIVDVSALDKNQLQITLKSAYYPFLQELALPRPFRFIAPSQFKDNETMRGIKAPIGTGPWVLQESKLNQYDVLVRNDRYWGEKPQIQKITVKVIPDPTTRAVAFETGDIDLLYGNEGLLPLDTFARFSQNPNYRTQLSQPIETVMLALNSAKAPTNELAVREALNYAVNKKSLIDNALYGTQQVADTLFAPTVPYANVGLKPRQYDPQQAKDRLEKAGWRLPAGKEIREKNGQPLRIELSFIGTDALSKSMAEIIQADMRQVGVDVALIGEEESSIYARQRDGRFGMIFNRTWGAPYDPHAFMSSMRVPSHADYQAQQGLTDKPLIDKEISEVLETTDETQRQALYKDILTRLHNDAVYLPISYVSMMVVARPELGAIPYAPIASEIPFEQIKPVKP; from the coding sequence ATTTTGTCCAGACTACGCCGCACACTTTTTGCGCTGCTGGCCTGTGCGTCATTCCTCACGCACGCCGCTGCCACTGATGAAATCACTACCGCCTGGCCGGTCAACGTTGGGCCGCTTAACCCCCATCTGTATACCCCTAACCAGATGTTCGCCCAGAGCATGGTCTATGAACCACTGGTGAAGTATCAGGCGGACGGGTCGGTCATTCCGTGGCTGGCGAAAAGCTGGACCCACTCAGCAGATGGCAAGACCTGGACTTTCACCCTGCGTGATGATGTGACTTTCTCGAACGGCGAAGCGTTCGACGCGCATGCCGCGGCGGAAAACTTTCGCGTGGTGCTCGACAACCGTCAGCGCCACGCCTGGCTGGAACTGGTTAATCAGATTGTCGACGTCAGCGCGCTCGACAAAAACCAGCTACAAATCACCCTGAAAAGCGCCTATTACCCCTTTTTGCAGGAACTGGCGCTGCCGCGTCCTTTCCGCTTTATTGCGCCGTCACAATTTAAAGACAACGAAACGATGCGCGGCATTAAAGCCCCCATTGGCACCGGTCCGTGGGTACTGCAAGAGTCAAAGCTCAATCAGTACGATGTGCTGGTCCGCAACGATCGCTACTGGGGTGAAAAGCCGCAGATTCAAAAGATTACCGTCAAAGTGATCCCGGACCCCACCACCCGCGCCGTGGCGTTTGAAACTGGCGATATCGATCTGCTGTACGGCAACGAAGGACTGTTGCCGCTCGATACCTTCGCCCGTTTTAGTCAGAACCCGAACTACCGCACCCAGCTTTCTCAGCCGATTGAAACGGTGATGCTGGCGCTCAACTCAGCCAAAGCGCCGACCAATGAGCTGGCGGTGCGCGAAGCGCTAAACTATGCAGTGAACAAGAAATCGTTGATCGACAACGCGCTGTACGGCACGCAGCAGGTCGCCGATACGCTGTTCGCCCCGACGGTCCCTTATGCCAACGTTGGCCTGAAACCACGTCAGTACGACCCGCAACAGGCGAAAGATCGGCTGGAAAAAGCCGGCTGGCGGCTACCCGCAGGCAAAGAGATTCGTGAGAAAAACGGCCAGCCGCTGCGCATTGAGCTGTCATTTATTGGTACCGATGCGCTAAGTAAGTCGATGGCGGAAATTATCCAGGCCGATATGCGTCAGGTTGGCGTCGATGTCGCGCTTATCGGCGAAGAAGAGAGCAGCATTTACGCCCGCCAGCGCGACGGTCGCTTCGGCATGATCTTCAATCGCACCTGGGGCGCGCCGTATGACCCGCACGCCTTTATGAGTTCGATGCGCGTGCCGTCCCATGCGGATTACCAGGCACAGCAGGGTTTAACCGACAAACCGCTGATTGATAAAGAGATTAGCGAAGTGCTGGAAACGACCGACGAAACGCAGCGTCAGGCGCTGTATAAAGACATTCTGACCCGCCTGCACAACGACGCGGTCTATCTGCCCATCAGCTATGTCTCGATGATGGTGGTCGCCAGACCTGAACTGGGCGCGATTCCGTACGCACCTATCGCCTCTGAAATTCCGTTTGAACAGATTAAACCGGTGAAACCCTGA
- the nikB gene encoding nickel ABC transporter permease subunit NikB, with protein MLRYVLRRILLLIPMIFAASVIIFLMLRLGTGDPALDYLRLSNLPPTPEMVASTRVMLGLDQPLVVQYGTWLWKALHLDFGISFATQRPVLDDMLNFLPATLELAGAALVLILLTSVPLGIWAARHRDRLPDFVVRLIAFLGVSMPNFWLAFLLVMFFSVWLQWLPAMGYGDWQHLILPAVSIAFMSLAINARLLRASMLEVSGQRHVTWARLRGLNDKQTERRHILRNASLPVVTAVGMHIGELIGGTMIIENIFAWPGVGRYAVSAIFNRDYPVIQCFTLMMVVVFVVCNLIVDLLNAALDPRIRRHEGAHS; from the coding sequence ATGTTGCGTTATGTCCTGCGGCGCATCCTGCTGCTGATTCCGATGATTTTCGCCGCCTCGGTGATCATCTTCCTGATGTTACGCCTGGGCACCGGCGACCCGGCGCTCGACTATCTGCGCCTGTCGAATCTGCCGCCCACGCCGGAAATGGTGGCCTCAACCCGTGTGATGCTGGGGCTCGATCAGCCGCTGGTCGTGCAGTACGGCACCTGGCTATGGAAAGCGCTGCATCTGGACTTTGGTATTTCGTTCGCCACCCAGCGCCCGGTGCTGGATGACATGCTGAACTTCCTGCCCGCGACGCTGGAACTGGCCGGCGCGGCGCTGGTGCTGATCCTGCTGACCTCTGTACCGCTCGGCATCTGGGCGGCGCGTCACCGCGACCGTCTGCCGGATTTCGTCGTGCGACTGATAGCCTTTCTCGGCGTGTCGATGCCTAACTTCTGGCTCGCCTTCCTGCTGGTGATGTTCTTTTCGGTCTGGCTGCAGTGGCTGCCCGCGATGGGCTACGGCGACTGGCAGCACCTCATTTTACCGGCGGTGTCGATAGCCTTCATGTCTCTGGCGATTAACGCGCGACTGTTGCGCGCCAGCATGCTGGAAGTCTCCGGGCAGCGCCACGTCACCTGGGCGCGCCTGCGCGGGCTGAACGATAAACAAACCGAACGCCGTCATATTCTGCGTAACGCCTCGCTGCCGGTGGTGACCGCAGTCGGGATGCACATCGGCGAACTGATTGGCGGGACGATGATTATCGAGAACATCTTTGCCTGGCCGGGCGTCGGTCGCTATGCCGTCTCGGCCATATTTAACCGCGACTACCCGGTGATTCAGTGCTTTACACTGATGATGGTGGTGGTTTTCGTGGTCTGTAACCTGATTGTTGATCTGCTAAACGCCGCGCTGGACCCGCGTATTCGTCGTCATGAAGGAGCGCACTCGTGA
- the nikC gene encoding nickel ABC transporter permease subunit NikC, translating to MNFFFSSRWSVRLAMVVIALLAVIALTSQWWLPYDPQAIDLPSRLLAPDSQHWLGTDHLGRDIFSRLLAATRVSLGSVMACLLLVLALGLIVGGSAGLLGGRVDQATMRVADMFMTFPTSILSFFMVGVLGTGLTNVIIAIALSHWAWYARMVRSLVISLRQREFVLASRLSGAGHIRVFIDHLAGAVIPSLLVLATLDIGHMMLHVAGMSFLGLGVTAPTAEWGVMINDARQYIWTQPLQMFWPGLALFITVMAFNMVGDALRDHLDPHLVTEHAH from the coding sequence GTGAACTTTTTCTTCTCTTCACGCTGGTCGGTTCGTCTGGCCATGGTCGTCATCGCCCTGCTGGCGGTGATTGCGCTAACCAGCCAGTGGTGGCTGCCGTATGATCCGCAGGCGATCGATTTACCGTCGCGTCTGCTGGCACCGGACAGCCAGCACTGGCTGGGAACCGATCATCTGGGACGCGATATTTTCTCTCGCCTGCTGGCCGCGACCCGCGTGTCGCTGGGTTCAGTGATGGCCTGTCTGCTGCTGGTGCTGGCGCTGGGGCTTATCGTTGGCGGTAGCGCCGGACTGTTGGGCGGACGCGTCGATCAGGCCACTATGCGCGTCGCCGATATGTTTATGACCTTCCCGACCTCCATCCTGTCGTTCTTTATGGTCGGCGTGTTAGGTACGGGACTCACCAACGTGATTATCGCCATCGCTCTGTCGCACTGGGCGTGGTATGCGCGGATGGTGCGCAGCCTGGTCATCTCCCTGCGCCAGCGCGAGTTTGTTCTCGCCTCGCGACTTTCCGGCGCGGGTCATATCCGGGTGTTTATCGATCATCTGGCCGGGGCGGTGATCCCCTCGCTGCTGGTGCTGGCCACGCTGGATATTGGTCACATGATGCTGCACGTTGCCGGGATGTCTTTTCTCGGTCTTGGCGTGACGGCGCCCACGGCGGAATGGGGGGTGATGATTAACGACGCCCGCCAGTATATCTGGACCCAGCCGCTGCAAATGTTCTGGCCGGGGCTGGCGCTGTTTATCACCGTGATGGCCTTCAACATGGTGGGTGATGCCCTGCGCGATCACCTGGATCCTCACCTTGTCACGGAGCACGCCCACTGA
- the nikD gene encoding nickel import ATP-binding protein NikD — protein MPQQIELQNIALQADRPLVHGVSLSLKRGRVLALVGGSGSGKSLTCAAALGILPAGVRQTSGTLLADGKPVPPCSLRGFTIATIMQNPRSAFNPLHTMATHARETCQALGKPADDTTLIRALEAVGLEHAERVLKLYPFEMSGGMLQRMMIAMAVLSDAPFIVADEPTTDLDVVAQARILDLLENIMQNRAPGMLLVTHDMGVVARLADDVAVMDNGNIVEQGEVEALFRAPKHAITRGLVSAHLALYGMELAS, from the coding sequence ATGCCACAGCAAATTGAACTGCAAAACATTGCCTTACAGGCCGATCGCCCGCTGGTGCACGGCGTGTCGTTATCGCTCAAACGCGGACGCGTGCTGGCGCTGGTGGGTGGCAGCGGTAGCGGAAAATCGCTGACCTGCGCGGCGGCGCTCGGGATTTTACCCGCGGGCGTTCGCCAGACAAGCGGAACGCTTCTTGCTGACGGTAAGCCGGTGCCCCCTTGCTCCCTGCGCGGGTTCACCATCGCCACCATTATGCAAAACCCGCGCAGCGCGTTTAATCCGCTGCATACGATGGCGACCCACGCGCGGGAAACCTGCCAGGCGTTGGGTAAACCGGCAGATGACACCACGCTTATCCGCGCACTGGAAGCCGTTGGTCTGGAGCACGCCGAGCGCGTACTGAAGCTCTATCCGTTCGAGATGAGCGGCGGCATGTTACAACGCATGATGATCGCGATGGCGGTCCTGTCCGATGCGCCGTTTATCGTCGCCGATGAGCCAACCACCGATCTGGATGTGGTGGCGCAGGCGCGCATCCTCGATCTGCTGGAGAACATTATGCAGAACCGCGCACCGGGTATGCTGCTAGTGACTCATGACATGGGCGTGGTCGCACGACTGGCCGACGACGTGGCGGTGATGGATAACGGAAACATCGTCGAACAGGGCGAGGTGGAAGCCCTGTTCAGGGCCCCCAAACACGCCATCACCCGCGGTCTGGTGTCGGCGCATCTCGCCCTGTACGGTATGGAGTTAGCCTCATGA
- the nikE gene encoding nickel import ATP-binding protein NikE, producing MTLLSVTDLSHHYAHASLGGKHQHQQVLKEISLNLKSGETVALLGRSGCGKSTLARLLVGLESPSQGSVNWRGEPLAKLNRSRQKAFRRDIQMVFQDSISAVNPRKTVCEILREPMRHLLSLSKAGQLARVREMLHAVDLDENLLDKRPPQLSGGQLQRVCLARALVVEPKLLILDEAVSNLDLVLQAGVIRLLKKLQQQFGTACLFITHDLRLVERFCHRVMVMEDGQIVETRTVGEALTFSSEAGRVLQKAVLPAFPVRRRAIS from the coding sequence ATGACTTTACTCAGCGTCACTGACCTCTCTCATCACTACGCCCACGCCAGCCTGGGGGGAAAACATCAGCATCAGCAGGTACTCAAAGAGATCTCCCTGAACCTGAAAAGCGGCGAAACTGTTGCCCTGTTGGGGCGCAGCGGCTGCGGGAAAAGTACGCTGGCACGTCTGCTGGTCGGGCTGGAATCGCCCAGCCAGGGGAGCGTGAACTGGCGCGGTGAACCGCTGGCAAAACTGAACCGGTCCAGACAAAAAGCATTTCGCCGCGATATCCAGATGGTCTTTCAGGATTCCATCAGCGCGGTGAATCCGCGTAAAACCGTCTGCGAGATCCTGCGTGAGCCGATGCGTCATTTACTCTCGCTGTCCAAAGCCGGGCAGTTGGCGCGGGTTCGTGAGATGCTCCACGCGGTGGATCTGGATGAAAACCTGCTGGATAAACGTCCGCCACAGCTCAGCGGCGGTCAGCTCCAGCGCGTCTGTCTGGCTCGCGCGCTGGTGGTGGAGCCGAAACTGTTGATTCTCGATGAAGCGGTATCGAATCTCGATCTGGTATTGCAGGCGGGGGTCATCCGTCTGCTCAAGAAACTGCAGCAGCAGTTTGGCACTGCCTGTCTGTTTATCACCCACGATCTGCGGCTGGTGGAGCGTTTTTGTCATCGCGTAATGGTGATGGAGGACGGGCAGATCGTTGAAACCAGGACCGTAGGAGAGGCATTAACCTTTTCCTCCGAGGCCGGTCGTGTGCTACAAAAGGCGGTACTCCCCGCATTCCCCGTGCGCCGTCGCGCCATTTCGTAA
- the nikR gene encoding nickel-responsive transcriptional regulator NikR yields MQRVTITLDDDLLETLDSLSQRRGYNNRSEAIRDILRGALAQETTQEHGTQGFAVLSYVYEHEKRDLASRIVSTQHHHHDLSVATLHVHINHDDCLEIAVLKGDMGDVQHFADDVIAQRGVRHGHLQCLPKEE; encoded by the coding sequence ATGCAACGAGTCACCATCACGCTTGATGACGATTTACTGGAAACGCTGGACAGCCTGAGCCAGCGTCGTGGTTACAACAACCGCTCCGAAGCAATTCGTGACATTCTGCGCGGCGCGCTGGCGCAGGAAACCACCCAGGAGCACGGCACCCAGGGTTTTGCGGTGCTCTCCTATGTGTATGAACATGAGAAGCGTGACTTAGCCAGCCGCATTGTGTCGACCCAGCACCATCACCATGATTTGTCGGTTGCCACACTGCATGTCCATATCAATCATGACGACTGTCTGGAGATTGCCGTCCTGAAAGGCGATATGGGCGATGTTCAGCATTTTGCCGATGATGTCATTGCCCAGCGCGGCGTGCGCCACGGCCATTTGCAGTGCCTGCCGAAGGAAGAGTAA